From one Aptenodytes patagonicus chromosome 16, bAptPat1.pri.cur, whole genome shotgun sequence genomic stretch:
- the TTYH2 gene encoding protein tweety homolog 2 isoform X1, whose protein sequence is MPPARADYLAPWWVAWLHGLPHRGLRLQPVPAAFRPRDPDYQQSLLFLGLVAAVCLGLNLLFLTVYLICLCCCKRDQEPETKRPHSCCVTWMAVTAGLICCAAVGIGFYGNSETNDGVYQLLYALDHANHTLTGIDSLVAGTTLQMRVGLEQHLARLNELLAARGDYLQTLKFMQQLAGSIVLQLSGLPVWRGTSTDLTALAGNIAYVEYYRWLAYLLFFILVLTVCLLACLGLAKRSRCLLTTMLCCGLLTLILSWASMAVDTAAAVGTSDFCVAPDKFIMNQTESDISTEVVHYYLYCDQSLSNPFQQALTVFQRSLTTMQIQIQGLIQFALPLFPTAEKDLLGVQQLLNSSETSLHQLTAMLDCRGLHKDYLDALIGICYDGVEGLLYLVLFSLLVAASFSTIICATPRAWKHFAGRDRDYDDMDEEDPFNPQARRIATHNPARGQLRSFCSYSSSLGSQSSLHPPAQTISNAPVSEYMNQAVLFGGNPRYENVPLIGRGSPPPTYSPSMRATYLSVTDEHIRHHSTEFPA, encoded by the exons atgccgcccgcccgcgccgacTACCTGGCGCCCTGGTGGGTGGCCTGGCTGCACGGGCTGCCGCACCGCGGCCTGCGCCTCCAGCCCGTGCCCGCCGCCTTCCGACCGCGGGACCCCGACTACCAGCAG tcGCTGCTTTTCCTGGGCTTGGTGGCCGCCGTCTGCCTCGGCCTcaacctcctcttcctcaccgTCTACCTtatctgcctgtgctgctgcaagaGGGACCAGGAGCCCGAAACCAAGCGGCCCCACTCCTGCTGCGTCACCTGGATGGCTGTCACCGCCGGGCTCATCTGCTG TGCGGCCGTTGGCATCGGCTTCTATGGGAACAGCGAGACCAACGACGGGGTGTACCAGCTGCTCTACGCCCTGGACCACGCCAACCACACCCTGACCGGCATCGACTCGCTG gtgGCGGGCACCACGCTGCAGATGCGGGTGGGCCTGGAGCAGCACCTGGCACGGCTGAACGAGCTCCTGGCCGCACGGGGGGACTACCTGCAGACCCTCAAGTTCATGCAGCAGTTGGCCGGCAGCATCGTCCTGCAGCTCTCGGGGCTGCCTGTCTGGAGGGGCACCAGCACTGACCTCACCGCGCTGGCCGGCAACATCGCCTACGTCGAGTACTACCG GTGGTTGGCTTatctcctcttcttcatcctcgtCCTCACCGTCTGCCTCCTGGCCTGCCTGGGGCTGGCCAAGCGCTCCCGCTGCCTCCTCACCAC GATGCTGTGCTGCGGGCTGCTGACGCTCATCCTCAGCTGGGCCTCCATGGCCGTGGAcacggcggcggcggtg GGCACCAGCGACTTCTGTGTGGCCCCGGACAAGTTCATCATGAACCAGACGGAGAGCGACATCAGCACAG AGGTGGTTCACTATTACCTGTACTGCGACCAGAGCCTGAGCAATCCCTTCCAGCAG GCTCTCACCGTCTTCCAGCGCTCGCTCACCACCATGCAGATCCAGATCCAAGGCCTGATACAGTTTGCGCTGCCCCTCTTCCCCACAGCCGAG AAAGACCTGCTGGGGGTCCAGCAGCTCCTCAACTCCTCAGAGACCAGCCTGCACCAGCTCACGGCCATGCTGGACTGCCGGGGGCTGCACAAG GACTACCTGGACGCCCTTATCGGCATCTGCTACGACGGGGTGGAGGGTTTGCTCTACCTGGTCCTCTTCTCCCTGCTGGTGGCCGCCTCCTTCTCCACCATCATCTGCGCCACGCCGCGTGCCTGGAAGCACTTTGCTGGCCG GGACCGGGACTACGACGACATGGACGAGGAAGACCCCTTCAACCCGCAGGCGCGTCGCATCGCCACCCACAACCCGGCCCGGGGGCAGCTCCGCAGCTTCTGCAGCtacagcagcagcctgggcagccagAGCAGCCTGCACCCCCCGGCACAGACCATCTCCAACGCCCCCGTCTCCGAGTACAT GAACCAAGCCGTGCTCTTTGGTGGAAACCCGCGCTACGAGAACGTCCCCCTGATCGGCAgaggctctcctcctcccacg TACTCCCCGAGCATGCGAGCCACCTACCTGTCCGTCACCGATGAGCACATCAGGCACCACAGCACCGAGTTCCCAGCCTAA
- the TTYH2 gene encoding protein tweety homolog 2 isoform X2 gives MAVTAGLICCAAVGIGFYGNSETNDGVYQLLYALDHANHTLTGIDSLVAGTTLQMRVGLEQHLARLNELLAARGDYLQTLKFMQQLAGSIVLQLSGLPVWRGTSTDLTALAGNIAYVEYYRWLAYLLFFILVLTVCLLACLGLAKRSRCLLTTMLCCGLLTLILSWASMAVDTAAAVGTSDFCVAPDKFIMNQTESDISTEVVHYYLYCDQSLSNPFQQALTVFQRSLTTMQIQIQGLIQFALPLFPTAEKDLLGVQQLLNSSETSLHQLTAMLDCRGLHKPCPIPSPTAGLPGRPYRHLLRRGGGFALPGPLLPAGGRLLLHHHLRHAACLEALCWPGPGLRRHGRGRPLQPAGASHRHPQPGPGAAPQLLQLQQQPGQPEQPAPPGTDHLQRPRLRVHEPSRALWWKPALRERPPDRQRLSSSHVLPEHASHLPVRHR, from the exons ATGGCTGTCACCGCCGGGCTCATCTGCTG TGCGGCCGTTGGCATCGGCTTCTATGGGAACAGCGAGACCAACGACGGGGTGTACCAGCTGCTCTACGCCCTGGACCACGCCAACCACACCCTGACCGGCATCGACTCGCTG gtgGCGGGCACCACGCTGCAGATGCGGGTGGGCCTGGAGCAGCACCTGGCACGGCTGAACGAGCTCCTGGCCGCACGGGGGGACTACCTGCAGACCCTCAAGTTCATGCAGCAGTTGGCCGGCAGCATCGTCCTGCAGCTCTCGGGGCTGCCTGTCTGGAGGGGCACCAGCACTGACCTCACCGCGCTGGCCGGCAACATCGCCTACGTCGAGTACTACCG GTGGTTGGCTTatctcctcttcttcatcctcgtCCTCACCGTCTGCCTCCTGGCCTGCCTGGGGCTGGCCAAGCGCTCCCGCTGCCTCCTCACCAC GATGCTGTGCTGCGGGCTGCTGACGCTCATCCTCAGCTGGGCCTCCATGGCCGTGGAcacggcggcggcggtg GGCACCAGCGACTTCTGTGTGGCCCCGGACAAGTTCATCATGAACCAGACGGAGAGCGACATCAGCACAG AGGTGGTTCACTATTACCTGTACTGCGACCAGAGCCTGAGCAATCCCTTCCAGCAG GCTCTCACCGTCTTCCAGCGCTCGCTCACCACCATGCAGATCCAGATCCAAGGCCTGATACAGTTTGCGCTGCCCCTCTTCCCCACAGCCGAG AAAGACCTGCTGGGGGTCCAGCAGCTCCTCAACTCCTCAGAGACCAGCCTGCACCAGCTCACGGCCATGCTGGACTGCCGGGGGCTGCACAAG CCCTGCCCCATCCCGTCTCCCACTGCAGGACTACCTGGACGCCCTTATCGGCATCTGCTACGACGGGGTGGAGGGTTTGCTCTACCTGGTCCTCTTCTCCCTGCTGGTGGCCGCCTCCTTCTCCACCATCATCTGCGCCACGCCGCGTGCCTGGAAGCACTTTGCTGGCCG GGACCGGGACTACGACGACATGGACGAGGAAGACCCCTTCAACCCGCAGGCGCGTCGCATCGCCACCCACAACCCGGCCCGGGGGCAGCTCCGCAGCTTCTGCAGCtacagcagcagcctgggcagccagAGCAGCCTGCACCCCCCGGCACAGACCATCTCCAACGCCCCCGTCTCCGAGTACAT GAACCAAGCCGTGCTCTTTGGTGGAAACCCGCGCTACGAGAACGTCCCCCTGATCGGCAgaggctctcctcctcccacg TACTCCCCGAGCATGCGAGCCACCTACCTGTCCGTCACCGATGA
- the RPL38 gene encoding large ribosomal subunit protein eL38, with the protein MPRKIEEIKDFLLTARRKDAKSVKIKKNKDNVKFKVRCSRYLYTLVITDKEKAEKLKQSLPPGLAVKELK; encoded by the exons ATG CCTCGCAAGATTGAGGAGATTAAAGACTTTCTGCTGACAGCCAGGAGGAAGGACGCGAAGT CGGTCAAGATCAAGAAGAACAAGGACAATGTGAAGTTCAAGGTGCGCTGCAGCCGGTACCTGTACACCCTGGTCATCacggacaaggagaaggctgagaagCTGAAGCAGTCCCTGCCCCCAG gTTTGGCGGTGAAGGAGCTGAAATGA